In one window of Ignavibacteriales bacterium DNA:
- a CDS encoding D-alanine--D-alanine ligase, with the protein MTETESEPPSSRGIFSSKSNLSPNYNPNSVNLHSSDIYAEWDTFETIDAVRSALAEHHSVTMIEADEQAFSKLQKLAPQIVFNIAEGLNGVSREAQIPAMLEMLGLPYSGSDPLTLAICLDKSRAKEILSYYNIPTAKFAVIHTESDLNKCKIPFPNIVKPLHEGSSKGIYNSSIVRTSHELKEVVTATLHKYKQPVLVEEYLPGREFTVAILGNGNDLHVLPIVEIKFDTLPAGVNPIYSYEAKWIWDQSDSPLEIFTCPAVLSKELEKEIVEISKQAYKILRCRDWCRIDVRLDSKGTPNIIELNPLPGILPKPEDNSCFPKAARAAGLTYNQLIQSVLLLAAQRYGLIESPSFPSN; encoded by the coding sequence ATGACTGAAACTGAAAGCGAACCTCCGAGTTCGCGTGGAATTTTCTCCTCAAAATCAAATCTCTCACCCAATTATAATCCAAATTCAGTCAACCTTCATTCATCCGATATTTACGCTGAGTGGGATACATTTGAAACCATCGACGCTGTTCGTTCTGCGCTTGCCGAACACCACTCGGTTACGATGATCGAAGCCGATGAACAAGCATTCTCAAAGCTTCAGAAATTGGCTCCGCAAATTGTATTCAACATTGCGGAAGGATTAAACGGTGTATCGCGTGAGGCACAAATTCCCGCGATGTTAGAGATGCTTGGACTCCCTTATTCCGGTTCCGATCCGCTCACGTTGGCAATATGTCTCGATAAATCTCGTGCTAAAGAAATTTTATCCTATTATAACATTCCCACCGCAAAATTCGCGGTGATACATACCGAATCCGATTTAAACAAATGCAAAATTCCATTCCCTAATATTGTTAAACCATTGCACGAAGGATCGAGCAAAGGAATTTATAACTCGTCAATTGTGCGCACGTCTCATGAATTAAAAGAAGTAGTGACCGCGACTCTTCATAAGTATAAACAACCCGTTTTGGTGGAGGAATATTTACCGGGGCGCGAGTTCACAGTTGCCATACTTGGAAATGGAAATGATCTGCATGTACTACCTATCGTAGAAATCAAATTTGATACTTTACCCGCCGGTGTTAATCCTATATATTCATACGAAGCCAAATGGATCTGGGATCAATCCGATTCGCCGCTTGAAATATTCACATGCCCGGCTGTCCTTTCTAAAGAATTGGAAAAAGAAATCGTTGAAATATCCAAACAAGCGTATAAAATACTCCGCTGCCGTGATTGGTGCCGGATTGACGTCCGACTTGATTCAAAAGGAACACCGAATATAATAGAGTTGAATCCGCTGCCGGGAATACTCCCGAAACCTGAAGATAACTCATGCTTTCCTAAAGCCGCGCGCGCAGCCGGTTTAACTTACAATCAATTAATTCAATCGGTATTATTATTAGCCGCACAGAGGTATGGACTAATTGAATCACCTTCATTTCCATCTAACTGA
- a CDS encoding M2 family metallopeptidase, whose product MKLILNMSLFSMFIFMISCSPAPTDEEKLSDFITNHLKTVEPLMKKQNLADWQANATGEKKFYDESAAAEIEIKKIRSNKTDYAFLKELKERGTIKDTLLQRQLIVLYNNFLKNQIDTTLMRQMVEKQAAISEKFNNFRGKIDGKEYADNDLRGMLKDELNSDKRKQAWEATKQVGREVAPLIIELVKLRNQGAKQLGFDNYYVMALATDEQNADDVIKVFDELKQLTDEPFKQLKSELDASIAKKLGTKPEKLMPWHYVNPFFQEISEAGTVDLDKFFTGKDVVKLGTEFFKGINLPVEEILKNSDLYPREGKYQHAFCNDIDRLGDVRTMCNITDNHEWMGTLLHELGHGVYSLNVDRNLPFLLRTEAHTFTTEAIANLMGRQAYNVDWLQTLVGLDEKEKESLRKEVFENLRMTQLAFTRWSQVMVRFERAMYQNPDQDLNKLWWDLVEQYQFVKRPDNRNEPDWAAKIHLAQYPCYYHNYTLGELAASQITNSIVRTVEKQNAFAGISFAGKPEIGDYLKQKIFMPGSKYQWNDFLKQATGEGLTAKYFAEEFVAK is encoded by the coding sequence ATGAAACTGATTTTAAATATGTCATTATTTTCTATGTTCATCTTCATGATATCCTGCTCTCCCGCCCCAACAGACGAGGAGAAGCTGAGTGACTTCATCACTAATCATCTCAAAACAGTCGAGCCGTTGATGAAAAAGCAGAATCTTGCCGACTGGCAGGCAAACGCAACTGGTGAAAAGAAATTTTACGACGAATCCGCGGCGGCTGAAATTGAAATTAAAAAAATCCGCTCCAATAAAACCGACTATGCTTTCCTCAAGGAGTTGAAGGAGAGAGGAACAATTAAAGATACTCTTCTCCAGCGACAGCTAATAGTTCTGTACAATAATTTTCTGAAAAATCAGATCGACACTACGCTGATGCGGCAGATGGTTGAGAAGCAGGCAGCAATTTCTGAAAAGTTCAACAACTTCCGTGGCAAGATTGACGGAAAAGAATACGCTGATAACGATTTACGCGGCATGCTGAAAGATGAACTTAACTCTGATAAACGAAAACAAGCTTGGGAAGCGACCAAACAAGTCGGGCGTGAAGTTGCACCGCTGATCATCGAGTTAGTTAAGCTTCGCAATCAGGGGGCAAAGCAGCTTGGTTTCGATAACTATTATGTTATGGCACTTGCAACCGATGAGCAGAATGCAGATGATGTCATCAAAGTATTCGATGAATTAAAACAATTAACAGATGAACCATTCAAACAATTAAAATCGGAGCTTGATGCGTCGATAGCAAAGAAGCTCGGCACAAAACCGGAAAAACTTATGCCATGGCATTATGTGAATCCGTTCTTCCAGGAAATATCTGAAGCGGGCACAGTCGATCTTGATAAATTTTTCACAGGAAAAGATGTTGTTAAACTCGGAACCGAATTTTTCAAAGGTATCAATCTGCCCGTCGAAGAAATCCTCAAGAACAGCGATCTTTACCCGCGCGAAGGTAAGTACCAGCACGCTTTCTGCAACGACATAGACCGGCTTGGCGATGTGAGAACAATGTGCAACATTACCGACAATCATGAATGGATGGGAACACTTTTACACGAGTTAGGTCACGGTGTATATTCATTGAATGTTGACCGTAATCTTCCTTTCTTGCTGCGAACTGAAGCACATACATTTACAACAGAAGCAATTGCAAATCTGATGGGCAGGCAGGCATACAATGTAGATTGGTTGCAAACTTTGGTTGGCTTGGATGAGAAAGAAAAAGAATCTCTCCGCAAAGAAGTTTTTGAGAATTTAAGAATGACGCAATTAGCATTCACGCGCTGGTCACAGGTGATGGTGCGATTCGAACGGGCAATGTATCAGAACCCGGATCAGGATTTGAACAAACTGTGGTGGGATTTGGTAGAACAATATCAATTCGTTAAACGTCCGGATAATCGTAATGAACCTGATTGGGCTGCGAAGATTCATCTCGCGCAATATCCTTGCTACTATCATAACTACACGCTCGGCGAACTTGCCGCATCTCAGATTACGAACAGTATCGTACGGACTGTCGAGAAACAAAACGCGTTTGCCGGAATATCTTTTGCAGGTAAGCCGGAGATCGGAGATTACCTGAAGCAAAAAATTTTCA
- a CDS encoding GNAT family N-acetyltransferase, producing the protein MTIRLLIQSDRASLKTILEETKVFSNEEIDVALELIDSVLNRPEQKDYIIYTGLDESAVVGYYCLGQTPMTDGTYDLYWIAVKPSIHNKGYGKKLLAHAESFVRDNSGRLIVAETSSQPKYQNTRKFYVKCEYTELARIKGYYKIGDDLVVYGKYVSQSGVQI; encoded by the coding sequence GTGACTATAAGACTGCTTATACAGAGCGATCGTGCATCATTGAAGACGATTCTTGAAGAAACGAAAGTATTTAGCAATGAAGAAATTGACGTGGCGCTTGAATTGATCGATTCTGTTTTAAATCGACCGGAGCAAAAAGATTATATCATATATACCGGCTTAGATGAATCGGCGGTGGTTGGTTATTACTGTCTTGGTCAAACGCCAATGACCGACGGTACTTATGATTTATATTGGATTGCGGTTAAACCGTCTATCCATAACAAAGGTTATGGTAAGAAATTATTGGCACATGCCGAATCGTTTGTTCGTGATAATAGTGGTAGATTAATTGTTGCGGAAACATCATCGCAACCCAAATACCAAAACACAAGAAAATTTTACGTCAAGTGCGAATATACAGAACTTGCTCGCATTAAAGGATATTATAAAATCGGCGACGATCTCGTTGTCTACGGAAAATATGTCTCACAATCAGGAGTACAGATATAA
- a CDS encoding ATP-grasp domain-containing protein — translation MRKKIHVAVIYNEPVTQTESERKFVTASGELLEGGREQNGVTSLTDLSEVGVLEERTDIANALQSEGYKSSIFNVDSNIMRLIDFLRTTQPDVIFNLCESVGNEAIHEMHVAGMYELMGIPYTGAGPLALGIALNKVRVKEILLSNGLPTPRYQLVESPIKITLDENMNFPLIVKPAREDASVGISSDSVVYSLSDMKKRVRFIFEQFNQPALVEEYIDGRELNVAILGNRKATVLPISEIDMSTLPKQYHRIISYNAKWMKGTEEYEHTKGVCPAKISPELESTMKEMALKAFNLVGCRDYARVDFRLTSKNKPYILEVNPNPDISDDAGFARSARAQGYKFEELISKIVELAIERSTL, via the coding sequence ATGAGAAAAAAAATACATGTTGCTGTGATATACAACGAACCGGTAACACAAACGGAATCGGAACGAAAGTTCGTTACCGCTTCGGGTGAATTGCTGGAAGGTGGACGTGAGCAAAACGGCGTAACTTCACTTACCGATCTTTCTGAAGTTGGAGTTCTTGAAGAGCGGACGGATATTGCTAATGCTCTGCAATCTGAAGGTTATAAGAGTTCGATATTCAATGTCGACAGCAACATAATGCGGCTTATCGATTTCCTTCGCACTACCCAGCCCGATGTTATTTTCAACTTATGTGAAAGTGTTGGGAACGAAGCAATCCATGAAATGCATGTTGCGGGTATGTATGAATTGATGGGGATTCCTTATACGGGTGCCGGTCCGCTTGCTTTAGGAATTGCTCTGAATAAAGTTCGCGTGAAAGAAATTTTATTGAGCAATGGACTTCCAACACCGCGATACCAATTAGTGGAAAGCCCCATTAAAATTACACTTGATGAGAATATGAATTTTCCATTGATTGTAAAGCCGGCGCGTGAAGATGCGAGCGTGGGAATATCATCAGATTCGGTTGTATACAGTTTGAGTGATATGAAGAAAAGAGTTCGGTTTATTTTTGAACAATTTAATCAACCCGCGCTGGTTGAAGAATATATAGATGGTCGTGAGTTGAATGTCGCCATCCTCGGAAATCGAAAAGCGACAGTTCTTCCGATCTCGGAGATCGATATGTCAACCCTTCCTAAACAATATCATCGGATAATCTCATATAATGCGAAGTGGATGAAGGGAACCGAAGAGTATGAACACACGAAGGGTGTTTGTCCGGCAAAAATATCACCCGAACTGGAAAGTACCATGAAAGAGATGGCGCTTAAAGCGTTCAATCTGGTTGGTTGCAGAGATTACGCACGGGTCGATTTTCGTTTAACAAGTAAAAATAAGCCGTACATACTCGAAGTCAATCCGAATCCTGATATATCAGATGATGCCGGTTTTGCTCGCTCGGCTCGCGCGCAAGGATATAAATTTGAAGAATTAATATCAAAAATTGTCGAATTGGCAATCGAGAGATCAACATTGTGA
- a CDS encoding KamA family radical SAM protein, with amino-acid sequence MELWQEMLRQSVDTGKDLVDRFGFDDAAAKKLNSLFHIRINPYYLSLIRYPGDPIWLQCMPDVQELAEDGLPEDPLAEDSNSPVPSIVHRYPDRVLFLTTSQCSMYCRFCTRKRKVGDSSKINMKYIQDGLNYIEQHPEIRDVILSGGDPLMITDFLLERILKGLRDIPHVQIIRLGTKMPCVLPQRVTPKLTKMLKKYHPIYINTHFNHPWECTPEAKRACDLLADAGIPIGNQSVLMKGVNDDPDVMLELMRKLLTMRVRPYYLYQADITKGTDHFRTPVSKGLEIMDKLRGHTSGLAIPAYVIDAPGGGGKIPLLPQYVLGRAGKNIILRNYKYEIFTYPDLEEEPPNHHPPVEKPFKRKNGKKKEIQVSEVLAEK; translated from the coding sequence ATGGAACTTTGGCAAGAGATGCTGCGGCAAAGCGTTGACACGGGGAAAGATTTAGTCGATCGCTTTGGTTTCGATGACGCAGCAGCGAAGAAGCTGAACTCGTTGTTCCACATTCGCATCAATCCCTACTATCTAAGTCTTATCCGATATCCCGGCGATCCAATTTGGCTGCAATGTATGCCGGATGTTCAAGAATTGGCGGAGGACGGTTTACCGGAAGATCCTTTAGCCGAGGATTCTAACAGTCCGGTACCAAGTATCGTTCATCGCTATCCAGATCGGGTACTTTTTCTAACAACCAGCCAGTGTTCAATGTATTGCCGCTTCTGTACCCGTAAAAGGAAAGTGGGTGATTCCTCCAAGATCAACATGAAATACATTCAGGACGGTCTTAATTATATTGAACAACACCCTGAGATTCGGGATGTGATTTTATCTGGCGGTGATCCGCTGATGATCACCGATTTTTTGCTCGAACGGATTCTGAAAGGTTTGAGAGATATTCCACATGTTCAAATAATCCGTCTTGGAACAAAGATGCCGTGTGTGTTACCTCAGCGCGTAACTCCCAAATTGACTAAAATGTTGAAGAAATATCATCCGATATATATCAACACACATTTTAATCATCCGTGGGAATGTACACCGGAAGCAAAGCGTGCATGCGATCTTCTAGCCGATGCCGGTATACCGATCGGTAATCAATCGGTTCTTATGAAAGGTGTTAACGACGATCCGGATGTGATGTTGGAGTTGATGAGAAAACTTTTAACAATGCGCGTGAGACCATATTATTTGTACCAGGCAGACATAACCAAAGGAACCGATCATTTCCGCACACCTGTCAGTAAAGGTTTGGAGATTATGGATAAGCTTAGGGGACACACATCTGGCTTAGCAATACCGGCTTATGTTATTGATGCGCCCGGCGGCGGCGGCAAAATTCCTTTGCTTCCGCAATACGTTTTAGGGCGAGCAGGGAAAAATATTATTCTACGGAATTATAAGTACGAAATATTTACTTATCCGGATCTGGAAGAAGAACCGCCAAATCATCATCCGCCTGTTGAGAAACCGTTCAAGCGGAAAAACGGTAAGAAAAAAGAGATACAAGTGAGTGAGGTGTTAGCAGAAAAATAA
- a CDS encoding thioredoxin domain-containing protein has protein sequence MINIPNRLINEKSPYLLQHAHNPVDWYPWGEEAFEKARQENKPIFLSIGYSTCYWCHVMEREVFENETIAQIMNEKMVNIKVDREERPDVDRVYMSALVATTGQGGWPMSVFLTHDLKPFYAATYIRPTEHHGKPGFSDLVKRISELWLNDRNKIVTTSDQITAHLIENSKKENGILIDESIIGKAYQQFLQNYDPQYCGFGNAPKFPRPSAFNFLLRYFKRTGNGSSLKIVLNTLRAMARGGMYDQLGGGFHRYSVDEQWRVPHFEKMLYDQAQLAISYLETYQITRDDTLLETAKGILDYVLIKLHHRDGGFYSAEDAESITDLTKPKEKEEGAFYVWAKSGIESIIGTDNAEIFNYYFGVEDNGNALQDHLNVFYGQNILYVSHNIDETAQKFGKSPDELNRLLLAAKHKLYLEREKRPHPHLDDKIITAWNGLMISAFAKAYQILEYDLYLETAETAARFIMNNLYDPTTQTLYRRYRDGDARFDGGLQDYAFMAQGLIDLYETTFNFQWLEYAISLTAKQIELFWDKESGGFFDTTGNDPSILLRAKEDYDGAEPTGNSIAALNLLKLSQITNGRVHLADGLPTMSDYESDSTQNIKSDWRGMAEKTIQSFGARLIQMPDGLPQVLVALNWDITTPKEIIIVGNRNAEDTKIMLREIRKHFLPNNIILLVDDDSKSKLVAYLPFIENMTMIDGKATAYICQNYRCQLPTNDIKKVAELLG, from the coding sequence ATGATAAACATTCCAAATCGCCTCATTAACGAAAAAAGCCCGTATCTCCTTCAGCACGCGCACAATCCCGTAGATTGGTATCCATGGGGCGAAGAAGCATTTGAAAAAGCACGGCAAGAAAACAAACCGATTTTCTTATCAATAGGATATTCAACCTGTTACTGGTGTCATGTAATGGAACGGGAAGTATTTGAGAATGAAACTATCGCTCAAATTATGAATGAGAAAATGGTCAACATAAAAGTCGACCGCGAGGAGCGCCCCGATGTTGATCGCGTTTATATGAGCGCACTTGTTGCCACCACGGGTCAAGGCGGTTGGCCCATGTCGGTTTTTCTTACTCATGATCTGAAACCTTTCTATGCCGCGACATATATCCGCCCAACGGAACATCATGGCAAACCGGGATTCTCTGATCTGGTAAAACGCATCAGTGAGCTTTGGCTAAACGATCGAAATAAAATCGTTACAACAAGCGATCAAATCACCGCACATCTCATTGAAAACTCGAAAAAAGAGAATGGAATTTTGATAGATGAATCTATCATCGGTAAAGCATATCAGCAATTTCTCCAGAACTACGATCCTCAATATTGTGGATTCGGCAATGCACCAAAATTTCCCAGACCATCCGCGTTTAATTTTCTCCTGAGATATTTTAAACGAACCGGCAATGGCTCGTCGCTTAAAATAGTTCTCAACACACTGCGCGCAATGGCACGAGGCGGCATGTACGATCAGCTTGGAGGCGGTTTTCATCGCTATTCAGTTGATGAGCAATGGCGTGTTCCACATTTCGAGAAAATGCTCTACGATCAGGCACAGCTTGCAATCTCATATTTAGAAACATATCAGATCACTAGGGACGATACACTGCTTGAAACCGCAAAAGGTATTTTAGATTATGTTTTGATAAAACTTCATCATAGAGATGGTGGATTTTATTCGGCTGAGGACGCAGAGAGTATTACAGATTTAACGAAACCCAAAGAAAAAGAAGAAGGTGCATTTTATGTTTGGGCAAAATCAGGGATCGAATCAATAATCGGAACAGATAATGCCGAAATCTTCAACTATTATTTCGGAGTTGAAGATAACGGAAACGCGCTTCAAGATCACTTGAATGTTTTTTACGGACAAAACATTCTTTATGTCTCTCATAATATCGATGAGACCGCGCAAAAGTTCGGCAAATCGCCGGATGAGTTAAACCGACTTCTTCTTGCCGCGAAACATAAATTATATCTTGAACGCGAGAAACGTCCGCACCCGCATCTTGACGATAAAATAATAACTGCTTGGAACGGATTGATGATATCGGCTTTCGCTAAAGCATACCAAATACTAGAGTACGATCTTTACCTTGAAACCGCAGAAACTGCTGCACGCTTCATAATGAATAATCTATACGACCCAACGACTCAAACGCTCTATCGCCGTTACCGCGACGGTGATGCCCGATTCGATGGCGGCTTGCAGGATTATGCTTTTATGGCTCAGGGGTTAATTGATCTTTACGAAACAACTTTCAATTTCCAATGGCTTGAATACGCAATTTCTTTAACGGCAAAACAGATTGAATTATTTTGGGATAAAGAGTCGGGCGGATTTTTTGACACAACCGGAAACGATCCATCAATTCTTTTAAGAGCAAAAGAAGATTATGATGGCGCCGAGCCAACAGGCAACTCCATAGCCGCGCTGAATCTCCTGAAACTTTCTCAAATAACGAATGGTAGAGTCCATCTCGCAGATGGACTTCCTACAATGTCCGACTATGAGTCGGACTCTACGCAAAATATAAAGAGTGATTGGCGCGGAATGGCAGAAAAAACGATTCAATCGTTCGGCGCTCGCTTGATCCAAATGCCAGATGGATTGCCGCAAGTGTTAGTTGCTCTGAATTGGGATATCACAACTCCGAAGGAAATAATTATAGTCGGTAATCGAAATGCGGAGGATACTAAAATAATGTTACGAGAAATCCGTAAACATTTCCTCCCGAATAATATCATCCTGCTTGTAGATGACGATTCGAAATCGAAGTTAGTCGCCTATCTGCCGTTCATCGAAAATATGACGATGATTGACGGTAAAGCAACAGCTTATATTTGTCAGAATTATCGCTGTCAACTGCCGACGAATGATATTAAAAAAGTTGCCGAGTTGCTGGGGTAG
- a CDS encoding response regulator transcription factor has protein sequence MIKVLIADDHPVVREGLKQILSKAPDIKIGGEALNGQDVLDKINSEDWDVILLDLNMPQRDGIDVLKEIRKKFTKLPILILSIYPEEQMGVRVLKAGASGFLNKEFAPKELLTAIRKIHTGGKYVSPQLAEKLAIAVGTNSGSEPHKRLSNREYQVLCLIASGKTITEIADQLSLSDKTIRTYRERLMEKMVLKNDIELTHYAIKHKLIEPLRN, from the coding sequence ATGATTAAAGTTCTCATTGCAGACGATCATCCTGTTGTAAGAGAAGGATTAAAACAGATCTTAAGCAAAGCACCCGACATCAAGATTGGTGGTGAAGCTTTGAACGGTCAGGATGTGCTGGACAAAATTAACTCGGAGGATTGGGATGTAATACTTCTCGACTTAAATATGCCACAGCGCGATGGAATAGATGTGTTAAAAGAAATAAGAAAAAAATTCACCAAACTGCCAATTCTCATTCTCAGCATATATCCAGAAGAGCAAATGGGTGTTCGGGTACTAAAAGCAGGGGCATCCGGTTTCTTAAATAAAGAATTTGCTCCTAAAGAATTACTGACTGCTATACGCAAAATACACACCGGTGGTAAATATGTAAGTCCACAACTCGCCGAAAAACTCGCTATCGCAGTGGGAACCAATTCAGGCAGCGAACCTCATAAGCGATTATCGAATCGTGAATATCAGGTATTATGTTTAATAGCATCCGGGAAAACAATCACCGAGATTGCCGATCAATTATCGTTGAGTGATAAAACGATACGAACCTACCGCGAAAGGTTGATGGAAAAAATGGTCTTGAAAAACGATATTGAACTTACACACTATGCTATCAAACATAAATTGATTGAACCTCTCCGCAATTAA
- the recG gene encoding ATP-dependent DNA helicase RecG, with product MKSADQLKKDLSFPVQYVKGIGPRRAEVLAEQGVKTVHDLLYYFPFDYIDLSKVEKINGLRAFIDSEKWVTTIGTVRSYETIGRIPRMRFVLTLGDDTGTLQLIFFQSVNFFKKAFTEGECLAVSGKVTSFNNRLQMIHPAIDRLSDDDGDAAGEFVHTSGIVPKYSSSATMKDVNLNIKGFRRIIKSALNDFLDLVPEFLPANLLTNNNLIPIREALSNIHFPTNEVKLNEARKRLKFDEFFALQLMLAIRRNHIKADSPGIAFNVKSNSARALINSLSFQLTNAQRRVIKEIAEDLSSVRPMSRLLQGDVGSGKTIVALLSMLIAVDNGYQAAFMAPTEILAEQHYKTLSALLKDIPIDIELLTGAQRSRVKKDVLEKIERGSAKIIVGTHALIQENVKFSNLGLIVIDEQHRFGVAQRVLLREKGVESQNGIVYPDILIMTATPIPRTLSLTVYGDLDVSIIDEMPANRKQIKTLIRSESEMASVYSFIREQVKQGRQVYIVYPLVDESLKLDLKAATDNYERLKSELFTDLKVGLLHGQMKSNIKDEVMRAFKDREIDILVATTVIEVGIDVSNASVMIIEHAERYGLAQLHQLRGRVGRGADQSYCLLIAPDWVKGHLNNKFRSPSIDGEVQDRSDIVERLHTMIETNDGFKIAEIDLKLRGPGDFFGTRQSGEPLLRIANILTDQEILSLARAEAFHLIEADPHLRKEENKTIREYFIKRLKSKYKLLFGG from the coding sequence ATGAAATCCGCTGACCAACTCAAAAAAGATTTATCGTTCCCTGTTCAATACGTCAAGGGAATAGGTCCGAGACGTGCAGAGGTGCTTGCCGAGCAAGGAGTAAAAACTGTTCATGATCTTCTTTATTATTTCCCCTTCGATTATATCGATTTAAGTAAGGTTGAAAAGATTAACGGATTAAGAGCATTCATCGACTCTGAAAAATGGGTAACAACTATCGGTACCGTTCGATCTTACGAAACGATCGGAAGGATCCCACGGATGAGATTCGTTTTAACATTGGGGGATGATACCGGAACACTTCAATTGATTTTCTTCCAGAGCGTTAACTTCTTTAAAAAAGCATTCACCGAAGGGGAATGTCTGGCAGTATCCGGAAAGGTAACAAGTTTCAATAACAGATTACAGATGATTCATCCGGCAATCGACCGTTTATCAGATGATGATGGTGATGCAGCCGGTGAATTTGTTCATACATCCGGTATTGTTCCGAAGTATTCATCCTCGGCAACTATGAAAGATGTTAACTTGAACATCAAAGGATTTCGTCGAATTATCAAGTCGGCGCTCAACGATTTTCTTGATTTAGTACCTGAATTTTTACCGGCAAATCTATTAACCAATAACAATCTGATTCCGATTCGTGAAGCGTTGAGCAACATACACTTCCCGACCAACGAAGTAAAATTAAACGAAGCCCGCAAACGGTTGAAGTTTGATGAATTTTTTGCGCTTCAACTGATGCTCGCCATCCGGAGGAACCACATAAAAGCAGACTCGCCCGGCATCGCGTTTAATGTTAAAAGTAATTCTGCGAGAGCGTTGATCAACTCGCTTTCTTTTCAATTGACAAATGCTCAGCGAAGGGTTATCAAAGAAATCGCGGAAGATTTATCGTCTGTGCGTCCGATGTCGAGGTTGTTGCAGGGTGACGTGGGAAGCGGAAAAACTATCGTCGCGCTTCTTTCTATGCTGATCGCTGTTGATAACGGATATCAAGCAGCATTCATGGCACCGACTGAAATACTTGCCGAGCAACATTACAAAACATTAAGTGCTCTTCTAAAAGATATACCTATCGATATCGAGCTTCTAACCGGTGCGCAGAGGAGTCGGGTGAAGAAGGATGTTCTGGAAAAAATCGAGCGAGGTTCGGCTAAAATCATTGTAGGAACCCACGCTTTGATTCAGGAGAATGTGAAGTTCTCAAATTTAGGATTAATAGTAATAGATGAACAGCACAGATTCGGGGTTGCTCAGCGTGTTCTGCTCCGTGAAAAGGGAGTTGAATCCCAGAATGGTATAGTCTATCCAGATATTTTAATCATGACTGCTACGCCGATTCCAAGAACGCTATCTTTAACTGTGTATGGAGATCTTGATGTTTCAATAATCGATGAGATGCCTGCAAATCGGAAGCAGATAAAAACTCTTATCCGTTCAGAATCTGAGATGGCAAGCGTCTATTCATTTATCCGCGAGCAAGTAAAGCAGGGCAGGCAAGTTTATATTGTATATCCATTGGTTGATGAGTCACTAAAGTTAGATCTAAAAGCCGCCACTGATAATTATGAACGTCTCAAATCGGAATTATTTACCGATTTAAAAGTTGGATTACTCCATGGACAAATGAAATCAAACATAAAAGATGAGGTGATGCGAGCTTTCAAGGACCGTGAGATTGATATTTTAGTGGCGACCACGGTAATAGAAGTTGGAATTGACGTCTCGAACGCATCCGTAATGATTATCGAACATGCCGAAAGGTACGGCCTTGCCCAGCTACATCAACTTCGAGGTCGAGTTGGTCGCGGTGCCGATCAATCATACTGTCTCTTGATAGCTCCCGATTGGGTGAAGGGACATCTTAATAATAAATTCCGATCTCCGAGTATAGATGGTGAAGTTCAAGATCGAAGTGATATAGTTGAACGGTTACACACTATGATTGAAACTAATGATGGGTTCAAAATCGCTGAAATTGATTTAAAATTAAGGGGTCCGGGTGATTTTTTCGGGACACGCCAGAGTGGTGAGCCGCTCTTACGTATTGCGAACATTCTTACCGATCAGGAAATATTATCTCTCGCTCGTGCCGAAGCGTTTCACCTCATCGAAGCTGACCCGCATCTCCGCAAGGAAGAAAATAAAACTATCCGGGAATATTTCATCAAGCGATTGAAGAGTAAATATAAATTACTATTCGGCGGTTGA
- a CDS encoding response regulator has translation MNGKISVLVAEDNENIGKTLLEQLTSAQYDTTLVFDGEQALDILMEKKFDLLILDLKMPKVSGYAILKFIKSSVPDTKVIILTAYSNPSNIEECKNLGADYIITKPYDLEFLFWTIELLTAK, from the coding sequence ATGAATGGAAAAATATCTGTACTTGTTGCTGAAGATAATGAAAATATCGGGAAAACATTATTGGAACAGTTAACTTCCGCGCAGTATGATACCACTCTGGTTTTTGATGGAGAGCAGGCGCTGGACATACTTATGGAGAAAAAATTCGATTTACTTATACTCGACCTTAAAATGCCAAAGGTCAGTGGTTATGCAATTCTAAAATTCATAAAATCAAGTGTTCCGGATACAAAGGTTATTATCCTGACTGCATATTCGAATCCCAGCAACATTGAAGAGTGCAAAAACCTTGGTGCTGATTATATCATAACAAAACCTTATGATTTGGAATTTCTATTCTGGACGATAGAATTACTAACAGCAAAGTAA